In one window of Nitrospirota bacterium DNA:
- the uvrA gene encoding excinuclease ABC subunit UvrA has protein sequence MSRMQDFIVIKGAREHNLKNIDLKIPRNRIIVITGPSGSGKSSLAIDTIYAEGQRRYVQSLSSYARQFIGELQKPDVDYIEGLSPSVAIEQKTVSRSPRSTLGTITEIYDYMRVLYTRIGKPYCYNCGSPITVQDAENILLSVLQMPSGTRLQILSPIVRERKGEYRKELQQMRREGFVRARIDGEMIDLTGDIALKKHKRHTIEMVVDRLIVKPGIERQLKSAIESALNFSDTVIINLIDRNEDILFSRTLACIKCGLSYPEITPMFFSFNSTLGACPLCHGLGYENLIEETSESDELIPCKECGGLRLKKEALGIKLQGINIGEFSRLPVKKALEFIDNLSLSEREGIIAGRIIKEARDRLHFLRWVGLDYLTLDRPAATLSGGEAQRIRLSTQLGSSLTGVLYVLDEPSIGLHPRDCRKLLETLSGIRDAENTVIIVEHDADTIMWADYVVDLGPGGGRSGGWIVAEGTPQEIQEMESSPTGQYLSGRKTIPLPSQRRRPKECIKITGITEHNLKGLNIKIPLGVFVCCTGVSGSGKSTLVLDILYKALLKELYGSRVNPGRFRSIKGTEKLSRVICVDQKPLGRTPRSNPATYTGIFTHIRDLFSRVQDARVRGYSPSRFSFNVQGGRCENCKGEGYKKVEMHFLPDVYVPCDECKGMRYNRETLAIRFKDKSISEVLEMTITEAYDFFSKIPLLREKLQVLVDVGLGYIKLGQPATTLSGGEAQRVRLAKELSKRSRGDTLYILDEPTTGLHFVDIERLLNVLNSLVEKGNTVVVIEHNLDVIKCADYIIDLGPEGGEDGGYLVAAGTPEDVCRNEGSYTGFFLKKVLEGVTEFQSRGVTA, from the coding sequence ATGTCACGTATGCAAGATTTTATTGTTATAAAGGGTGCAAGAGAGCATAATCTAAAGAACATAGACCTGAAAATACCGAGAAACAGGATAATTGTTATAACAGGCCCCTCGGGCTCAGGAAAATCTTCCCTTGCCATAGATACAATCTATGCCGAAGGCCAGCGCCGTTATGTCCAGAGCCTTTCATCCTATGCCAGGCAGTTTATCGGCGAACTGCAAAAGCCTGACGTTGATTACATTGAAGGACTCTCTCCCTCTGTGGCGATTGAGCAGAAAACCGTCTCAAGGTCTCCAAGGTCCACCCTCGGAACAATAACTGAAATATACGATTATATGCGGGTGCTGTATACAAGGATCGGAAAACCATACTGCTACAACTGCGGCAGTCCCATCACGGTTCAGGACGCAGAAAACATACTCCTTTCAGTTCTGCAGATGCCGTCAGGAACCAGGCTTCAAATCCTTTCACCAATAGTGAGAGAGCGTAAGGGTGAATACAGGAAGGAGCTTCAGCAGATGAGGCGGGAGGGTTTTGTACGGGCAAGAATTGACGGTGAGATGATTGATCTGACAGGAGATATAGCATTAAAGAAACATAAACGGCACACAATAGAGATGGTTGTTGACAGATTAATAGTTAAGCCGGGAATTGAACGACAACTGAAATCCGCCATTGAAAGCGCCCTGAATTTTTCAGACACGGTGATTATCAACCTCATAGACCGGAACGAGGACATCCTCTTCAGCAGGACCCTTGCATGTATAAAGTGCGGGTTAAGCTATCCGGAAATTACCCCCATGTTCTTCTCATTCAACAGCACCCTCGGGGCCTGTCCACTATGTCACGGCCTCGGATATGAAAACCTCATTGAGGAGACATCAGAGTCTGACGAACTGATACCCTGCAAGGAATGTGGCGGATTAAGGTTAAAGAAGGAGGCACTCGGCATTAAACTCCAGGGCATTAATATTGGAGAATTCTCCAGGCTTCCTGTAAAGAAGGCTCTTGAATTTATAGATAATCTCTCCCTCTCTGAAAGGGAGGGGATAATTGCAGGACGTATAATAAAAGAGGCCAGGGACAGGCTGCATTTTCTCCGTTGGGTGGGGCTTGATTATCTTACCCTGGACAGACCTGCTGCAACACTCTCAGGCGGTGAGGCACAAAGGATCAGGCTGTCCACCCAACTCGGCTCATCTCTTACCGGAGTACTCTATGTACTTGACGAGCCAAGCATCGGACTCCACCCAAGGGATTGCAGGAAGCTCCTCGAGACCCTTTCCGGGATCAGGGATGCTGAAAACACGGTTATAATCGTGGAACATGATGCAGATACAATCATGTGGGCCGATTATGTGGTAGACCTTGGCCCCGGCGGCGGGAGATCAGGCGGATGGATAGTGGCGGAAGGCACACCTCAGGAGATCCAGGAGATGGAATCTTCACCCACAGGACAGTATCTTTCCGGCAGAAAAACCATACCTTTACCTTCTCAGAGGAGGAGACCAAAGGAATGCATAAAGATTACAGGCATTACGGAACACAACCTGAAAGGTCTTAACATAAAGATTCCCCTCGGTGTCTTTGTCTGTTGTACCGGGGTGTCAGGCTCAGGCAAGAGCACGCTTGTCCTCGATATACTTTACAAGGCCCTTTTAAAGGAACTTTACGGCAGCAGGGTCAACCCCGGCAGATTCAGGTCAATAAAGGGTACAGAGAAACTCTCAAGGGTCATATGCGTTGATCAAAAACCCCTGGGCCGTACTCCCAGGTCTAATCCCGCAACATATACGGGTATCTTCACTCATATCCGGGATCTTTTTTCAAGGGTTCAGGATGCACGGGTACGGGGTTACTCTCCCTCAAGGTTCAGTTTTAATGTACAGGGCGGAAGATGTGAGAACTGTAAGGGCGAGGGGTACAAAAAGGTGGAGATGCATTTTCTGCCTGATGTTTATGTCCCTTGCGACGAGTGCAAGGGAATGAGGTATAACCGTGAAACCCTGGCAATCAGGTTTAAGGACAAGAGCATATCCGAAGTCCTCGAAATGACCATTACCGAGGCATATGACTTCTTCTCCAAAATACCTCTGCTGAGAGAAAAACTGCAGGTTCTGGTGGATGTCGGACTCGGATATATCAAACTTGGACAACCCGCAACCACACTCTCCGGGGGAGAGGCTCAGAGGGTGAGACTTGCAAAAGAGCTCAGCAAAAGGTCCCGGGGCGACACCCTTTACATACTTGACGAGCCAACCACAGGCCTGCACTTTGTTGATATAGAGCGTCTCCTTAATGTACTGAACAGCCTGGTGGAAAAGGGAAATACCGTTGTTGTCATTGAACATAACCTCGATGTTATAAAATGCGCTGATTATATAATAGACCTCGGGCCTGAAGGAGGAGAGGACGGGGGCTATCTCGTAGCCGCCGGCACTCCTGAGGATGTATGCCGCAACGAAGGGTCCTATACCGGATTTTTCTTAAAAAAGGTACTGGAAGGAGTGACAGAATTTCAGAGCCGGGGGGTTACGGCTTAA